The Caldisericia bacterium genomic interval ATGACGACTCTAAAGAAATATAATTTATCCTCTTGATTTATGGTAAACTTATTGTAGAATAAAAAGATGTTGAAATATAGAGATGAAGGAGGTTAAGGTGTTTGCAATTATAGAAACAGGTGGAAAGCAGTATCTTGTTAAAGAAGGCGATACATTGAAGGTGGAGAAACTTCCATATGAAGAGGGAAGTGAGGTTGTCTTTGATAAAGTCCTTCTTTTGAGGAAGGAGGATGGAGAGGTTGTTGGCACTCCCTATGTTGAGGGAGTAAAGGTTCTTGGCAAGGTTTTAAAACAGATGAAGGAGAAAAAGATTAAGGTATTTACATACCATGCAAAGACAACCCACAAGAGAATGCTGGGTCATAGACAGAGAAAAACTGTTGTAAAGATTGAGAAGATTGAAACGGGAGGTTAGTTATGGCTCATAAAAAGAGTGGTGGAAAGTCAAGAAACGGAAGAGATTCCAATCCAAAGTATCTTGGCGTGAAGGTATTTGATGGACAACTTGTTAAACCAGGGTCAATAATCGTAAGACAGCGTGGTTCAAGAATAAAACCAGGAAAAAACACTGGTCTTGGTAATGATTATACAATATTTTCAAAGATCTATGGAGTTGTGAAGTTTGAGACCTTTGGAAAGGGAAGAAAGAGGGTAAGTGTCATTCCAAAAGAAGTTCAATAAAAAGTATTCCTTTGATTTAGCAGAAATTTTTGTCAAGGGTGGAAAAGGGGGGGATGGTATAATAGCCTTTAGAAGAGAAAAGTATGTTCCATATGGAGGTCCCTCAGGTGGTGATGGTGGAAAAGGGGGAGATGTTATATTAAAGGTTAATCCACAGCTTGATACACTCACAAAGTTTAGATTTAAGAAGGTGTTTAAAGCAGAGGATGGAAGACATGGTGAGGGGAACAACAAAACCGGTAAGGATGGAGAGGATTTAATTATTGATGTTCCACCAGGAGTTCTTGTTTGGGATAAGGAGACAGGTGAGCTTCTTGGAGAACTTACCGAACCAGGAGAAGAGCTTGTTGTTGCAAGGGGAGGTGAAGGTGGAAAAGGGAATGCCTCCTTTGCAACTCCTGAAAATAGAGCTCCACGCATAAGAACTCTGGGAGAAGAGGGAGAGGAGAGAAGACTCATACTTGAGTTAAGGATTATAGCTGAAGGAGGACTTGTTGGATATCCCAATGTTGGGAAATCTACGATTCTATCAAAGATAAGCAACGCAAAGCCTAAAATAGCATCATATCCCTTCACAACCCTTACCCCTGTTATTGGCGAGGTAAGAATTGATGATAAGAAGTCATTAAGAATTGTTGATCTTCCAGGTCTTATAGATGGAGCACACGAGGGGAAGGGGCTTGGACTCACATTTTTAAGGCATATTCAGAGGACTTATTTTTTGATCTTTGTTTTTGATGTTTCAGAAGCTTCACCTATGGATGCAATCACTCAGTATAAGAATCTTGTGAAGGAGATTGAGGAGTTTAACCCTGAAATTCTTGAGAAAGACAAGATAATTGTTTTAAATAAAATTGACCTTCCAGTGAAAAATCTTGAAGAGACAGAAAATTATTTTTATAAATTGGGGTTTCCAGTCGTTAAAATGTCTGCTATAAAAGGTGAGGGAGTTAGTGAACTTAAAAAAGAGATAGGGAAGATAAAATTACCAGAGAAGGAGAAAACTTTAAGGCCAAAGAGAAGGTATGTTTTAAGAGTGGATAAGGATAAAAGAAAAATTGAAGTTAAAAGGATTGGAGAGACATTCTATGTTTATGGAGAGGAACTTGGAAGACTTATTAAAGGTGTAGACCTTACATCTCCATTTGGCATAGAGAGAGTGCAAAAGATATTTAAGAGGTTTGGTGTGGAGGAGGAACTTAAAAAACTTGGAGTGAAAGAGGGGGATCTTGTTATAATAGAAGGTATAAGGTTTAGATATCATGAGTAAGAAATCAATAGGAATAATTGGAGGCTCTTTCAATCCAATACACATAGGTCATCTTGTTGTTGCTGAGGAGGCAAGGGTGAGGTTTTCGCTGGAGAGAGTGATCTTTGTACCCGTTGGTGTTCCGGGCTATAAAAAACCCACACAACTTATAGATCCAGAGAGGAGATTTGCCATGACGCTTCTTGCCACAGCTTCAAATCCACATTTTTTTGTTTCAAGGATTGAAATAGACCACTTTAAAAAGTCCTATACCTATGACACTATAAAGGAATTTAGAAAAATTTATCCAGAGGAGAATTATAACATCTACTTTATTACTGGTGCCGACTCTGTTTTAAGCATCCTCACATGGAAGAAACCAAGAGAACTTCTAAGCATGTGTTGTTTCATTGCTGCAACAAGGCCTGGATACAATCTTAAGAGACTCAAGGACAAGTTAAAGAAAATTTGTAATAACTGTGACGAGAGAATCTTTGTTATGAGGATTCCTGCTCTCTCCATCTCCTCTACAGAGATAAGGAATAGGATCAAGGAGGGTCTTCCAATAAAATACCTTGTTCCTAAAGAGGTGGAGGAGTATATTAAAAAACACAATCTATACAAGGAGGATGATCCGTGGGAGGAGAGAAAATTGCTCCAATTTTAGAAAAAACCTTTAATGCAATCGTAGATAAGAAAGGGGAGGATGTTGTATGCCTTGATGTTAGAAAGATAACTTCCCTTTTTGATTATGTATTTATTTGCTCTGCTGAAACTGACATTCAGGCAAGGGCAATAAGTGACGAAATTTACATAAAATTAAAAAAGAATGAAAAGACAATTCCCCTCTCTATTGAAGGATATGA includes:
- the rsfS gene encoding ribosome silencing factor, whose amino-acid sequence is MAPILEKTFNAIVDKKGEDVVCLDVRKITSLFDYVFICSAETDIQARAISDEIYIKLKKNEKTIPLSIEGYEKGSWIVMDYGDFLVHIFLPEKREYYNLEDLWIEAKRVEFEKK
- the obgE gene encoding GTPase ObgE, with protein sequence MSFQKKFNKKYSFDLAEIFVKGGKGGDGIIAFRREKYVPYGGPSGGDGGKGGDVILKVNPQLDTLTKFRFKKVFKAEDGRHGEGNNKTGKDGEDLIIDVPPGVLVWDKETGELLGELTEPGEELVVARGGEGGKGNASFATPENRAPRIRTLGEEGEERRLILELRIIAEGGLVGYPNVGKSTILSKISNAKPKIASYPFTTLTPVIGEVRIDDKKSLRIVDLPGLIDGAHEGKGLGLTFLRHIQRTYFLIFVFDVSEASPMDAITQYKNLVKEIEEFNPEILEKDKIIVLNKIDLPVKNLEETENYFYKLGFPVVKMSAIKGEGVSELKKEIGKIKLPEKEKTLRPKRRYVLRVDKDKRKIEVKRIGETFYVYGEELGRLIKGVDLTSPFGIERVQKIFKRFGVEEELKKLGVKEGDLVIIEGIRFRYHE
- the rplU gene encoding 50S ribosomal protein L21, translating into MFAIIETGGKQYLVKEGDTLKVEKLPYEEGSEVVFDKVLLLRKEDGEVVGTPYVEGVKVLGKVLKQMKEKKIKVFTYHAKTTHKRMLGHRQRKTVVKIEKIETGG
- the rpmA gene encoding 50S ribosomal protein L27, with protein sequence MAHKKSGGKSRNGRDSNPKYLGVKVFDGQLVKPGSIIVRQRGSRIKPGKNTGLGNDYTIFSKIYGVVKFETFGKGRKRVSVIPKEVQ
- the nadD gene encoding nicotinate-nucleotide adenylyltransferase, whose protein sequence is MSKKSIGIIGGSFNPIHIGHLVVAEEARVRFSLERVIFVPVGVPGYKKPTQLIDPERRFAMTLLATASNPHFFVSRIEIDHFKKSYTYDTIKEFRKIYPEENYNIYFITGADSVLSILTWKKPRELLSMCCFIAATRPGYNLKRLKDKLKKICNNCDERIFVMRIPALSISSTEIRNRIKEGLPIKYLVPKEVEEYIKKHNLYKEDDPWEERKLLQF